A window from Culex pipiens pallens isolate TS chromosome 3, TS_CPP_V2, whole genome shotgun sequence encodes these proteins:
- the LOC120419501 gene encoding vacuolar protein sorting-associated protein 35 isoform X3, giving the protein MYFWNPSNYDSSGLYRRAVVGQQGEQPQTPINSLDEQDKLLSDAITVVRAQAFQMQRFLDKNRLMEAMRCASTMLGELRTSLLSPKSYYELYMAITDELRHFEHYLLDEFQKGRKVPDLYEHVQYAGNIVPRLYLLITVGLVYIKTNSSLKRSILKDLVEMCRGVQHPLRGLFLRNYLLQCTRNILPDALSNTDENEGTVIDAIDFVLTNFAEMNKLWVRIQHQGHSSERSRREKEREELKILVGTNLVRLSQLESASLEVYQRLILPGILEQVVSCRDAIAQEYLMECIIQVFPDEFHLLTLDPFLKSCAQLQSGVNVKNIIISLIDRLALYNQRNGKVTQTTSGTEIISAIPAEVQLFEVFSTQIAYIVQLRTDMPLEDTVSLQVALVSLAQKVYHDRVDYVDKVLETTAQILDRLNMTNISHSLTVNQELSRLLRLCVDFYNNVLTILQLKFFGPLLEKFDYTSRKALSLYIVMNILENETLVPTAEHVDSVLGMIGPLISDQEDQPPEKIDPEDFAEEQGIVGRFVHLLRSDDPDTQYKILTAARKHFGLGGQQRIRYVLPPLVFAAYQLAYKYKAIAGEDEMWDKKCQKILQFCHSTIAVLAKSELPELALRLYLQGALCIGQIAYTNHETVAYDFMTQAFSLYEDEISDSKSQFAAITLIVSTVEQMACFSDENAEPLRTNCALAASKLLKKPDQCRAVVTCASLFWSGKQNGQELRDEKRTLECLKKAAKIASQCLDVGVQVQLYVELLNHYLFYYERGNAQITVSMLNQLIAKINEELPNLEPTEETKQIEMHYQNTLAHIRSRMETNDAGAGAAAAAGLEVSFAGITLN; this is encoded by the exons ATGTACTTCTGGAATCCGTCCAACTACGACAGTTCCGGGCTGTACCGGAGGGCGGTCGTCGGACAGCAGGGGGAGCAG CCCCAAACGCCAATCAACTCGTTGGACGAGCAGGACAAGCTGCTGAGCGATGCCATCACGGTGGTGCGCGCTCAGGCCTTCCAGATGCAG CGCTTCCTGGACAAGAACCGCCTCATGGAGGCGATGCGTTGCGCCTCGACAATGCTCGGCGAGTTGCGAACTTCGCTGCTCTCGCCGAAATCCTACTACGAGCTGTACATGGCCATCACGGACGAGTTGCGCCACTTTGAGCACTATCTGCTGGACGAGTTCCAGAAGGGTCGCAAAGTGCCGGATCTGTACGAGCACGTCCAATACGCGGGCAATATCGTCCCTCGCCTGTACCTGCTGATTACGGTCGGGCTGGTTTACATCAAGACCAACTCGAGCCTCAAGCGCAGCATCCTCAAGGATCTCGTTGAGATGTGCCGCGGAGTTCAGCACCCGCTGCGAGGCCTGTTCCTCCGTAACTATCTGCTCCAATGCACGCGCAACATCCTGCCGGACGCGTTGAGCAACACAGACGAGAACGAGGGCACCGTCATCGATGCGATCGACTTCGTTCTGACCAACTTCGCCGAGATGAACAAACTGTGGGTTCGCATCCAGCACCAGGGACACTCCAGCGAACGCTCCCGGCGCGAGAAAGAACGTGAAGAGCTGAAGATCCTCGTGGGAACCAACCTGGTTCGCCTGTCCCAGCTCGAATCCGCCAGCTTGGAAGTCTACCAGCGCCTCATCCTCCCCGGAATCCTCGAACAGGTCGTCAGCTGCCGCGACGCCATCGCCCAGGAATACCTGATGGAGTGCATCATCCAAGTGTTCCCGGACGAGTTCCACCTGCTAACTCTAGACCCGTTCCTCAAATCGTGCGCCCAGCTCCAGTCCGGTGTCAACGTCAAGAACATCATCATCTCCCTCATCGACCGCCTGGCCCTGTACAACCAGCGCAACGGAAAGGTCACCCAAACCACGTCCGGCACGGAAATCATCTCGGCCATCCCGGCCGAAGTGCAGCTGTTTGAAGTGTTCAGCACCCAGATCGCGTACATTGTGCAGCTGCGAACGGACATGCCGCTGGAGGACACCGTTTCGCTGCAGGTTGCGCTGGTTAGCCTAGCGCAGAAGGTGTACCACGATCGGGTGGATTACGTGGACAAGGTGCTGGAGACGACGGCGCAGATTCTGGACCGGCTGAACATGACCAA CATCTCACATTCCCTGACGGTGAACCAGGAACTGTCCCGGCTGCTGCGTCTGTGCGTGGACTTTTACAACAACGTGCTGACGATCCTGCAGCTCAAGTTCTTCGGCCCCCTGCTGGAAAAGTTCGACTACACCTCGCGCAAGGCGCTCTCGCTGTACATCGTGATGAACATTCTGGAGAACGAGACGCTCGTTCCGACGGCCGAGCACGTGGACTCGGTGCTGGGGATGATTGGGCCGCTGATTTCCGACCAGGAGGATCAACCGCCGGAGAAGATCGATCCGGAGGACTTTGCCGAGGAGCAGGGCATTGTGGGGCGGTTCGTGCACCTGCTGCGCTCGGACGATCCGGACACGCAGTACAAGATACTGACGGCGGCCCGGAAGCACTTTGGGTTGGGCGGACAGCAGCGGATACGGTACGTGTTGCCGCCGTTGGTGTTTGCGGCGTACCAGCTGGCGTACAAGTACAAGGCGATCGCCGGGGAGGACGAAATGTGGGACAAAAAGTGCCAGAAGATTTTGCAGTTTTGCCACAGCACTATCGCGGTGCTGGCCAAGTCGGAGCTGCCGGAGCTGGCGCTTAGGTTGTACCTGCAGGGGGCGCTCTGCATCGGCCAGATTGCGTACACGAACCACGAGACGGTGGCGTACGACTTTATGACACAG GCATTTTCCCTCTACGAGGACGAGATCTCCGACTCCAAGTCGCAGTTTGCGGCCATCACGCTGATCGTTTCGACGGTGGAGCAGATGGCTTGCTTCTCCGACGAGAACGCGGAACCGCTGCGCACCAACTGTGCGCTGGCCGCGTCCAAGCTGCTGAAGAAGCCAGACCAGTGCCGGGCCGTCGTCACCTGTGCCAGTCTGTTCTGGAGCGGAAA ACAAAACGGCCAGGAGCTTCGCGACGAAAAGCGAACTCTCGAGTGCCTCAAGAAGGCCGCCAAAATTGCGTCCCAGTGTTTGGACGTGGGCGTCCAGGTTCAGCTCTACGTGGAACTCCTCAACCACTATCTGTTCTACTACGAGCGAGGGAACGCCCAGATTACGGTGTCCATGCTTAATCAG CTCATCGCCAAGATCAACGAGGAGCTCCCGAACCTGGAACCGACGGAGGAAACCAAACAGATCGAGATGCACTACCAGAACACGCTGGCCCACATCCGGAGTCGGATGGAGACGAACGACGCGGGCGCTGGCGCCGCCGCTGCCGCCGGGCTGGAGGTTTCCTTTGCCGGAATTACGCTGAATTGA
- the LOC120419501 gene encoding vacuolar protein sorting-associated protein 35 isoform X2, giving the protein MPQTPINSLDEQDKLLSDAITVVRAQAFQMQRFLDKNRLMEAMRCASTMLGELRTSLLSPKSYYELYMAITDELRHFEHYLLDEFQKGRKVPDLYEHVQYAGNIVPRLYLLITVGLVYIKTNSSLKRSILKDLVEMCRGVQHPLRGLFLRNYLLQCTRNILPDALSNTDENEGTVIDAIDFVLTNFAEMNKLWVRIQHQGHSSERSRREKEREELKILVGTNLVRLSQLESASLEVYQRLILPGILEQVVSCRDAIAQEYLMECIIQVFPDEFHLLTLDPFLKSCAQLQSGVNVKNIIISLIDRLALYNQRNGKVTQTTSGTEIISAIPAEVQLFEVFSTQIAYIVQLRTDMPLEDTVSLQVALVSLAQKVYHDRVDYVDKVLETTAQILDRLNMTNISHSLTVNQELSRLLRLCVDFYNNVLTILQLKFFGPLLEKFDYTSRKALSLYIVMNILENETLVPTAEHVDSVLGMIGPLISDQEDQPPEKIDPEDFAEEQGIVGRFVHLLRSDDPDTQYKILTAARKHFGLGGQQRIRYVLPPLVFAAYQLAYKYKAIAGEDEMWDKKCQKILQFCHSTIAVLAKSELPELALRLYLQGALCIGQIAYTNHETVAYDFMTQAFSLYEDEISDSKSQFAAITLIVSTVEQMACFSDENAEPLRTNCALAASKLLKKPDQCRAVVTCASLFWSGKQNGQELRDEKRTLECLKKAAKIASQCLDVGVQVQLYVELLNHYLFYYERGNAQITVSMLNQLIAKINEELPNLEPTEETKQIEMHYQNTLAHIRSRMETNDAGAGAAAAAGLEVSFAGITLN; this is encoded by the exons ATG CCCCAAACGCCAATCAACTCGTTGGACGAGCAGGACAAGCTGCTGAGCGATGCCATCACGGTGGTGCGCGCTCAGGCCTTCCAGATGCAG CGCTTCCTGGACAAGAACCGCCTCATGGAGGCGATGCGTTGCGCCTCGACAATGCTCGGCGAGTTGCGAACTTCGCTGCTCTCGCCGAAATCCTACTACGAGCTGTACATGGCCATCACGGACGAGTTGCGCCACTTTGAGCACTATCTGCTGGACGAGTTCCAGAAGGGTCGCAAAGTGCCGGATCTGTACGAGCACGTCCAATACGCGGGCAATATCGTCCCTCGCCTGTACCTGCTGATTACGGTCGGGCTGGTTTACATCAAGACCAACTCGAGCCTCAAGCGCAGCATCCTCAAGGATCTCGTTGAGATGTGCCGCGGAGTTCAGCACCCGCTGCGAGGCCTGTTCCTCCGTAACTATCTGCTCCAATGCACGCGCAACATCCTGCCGGACGCGTTGAGCAACACAGACGAGAACGAGGGCACCGTCATCGATGCGATCGACTTCGTTCTGACCAACTTCGCCGAGATGAACAAACTGTGGGTTCGCATCCAGCACCAGGGACACTCCAGCGAACGCTCCCGGCGCGAGAAAGAACGTGAAGAGCTGAAGATCCTCGTGGGAACCAACCTGGTTCGCCTGTCCCAGCTCGAATCCGCCAGCTTGGAAGTCTACCAGCGCCTCATCCTCCCCGGAATCCTCGAACAGGTCGTCAGCTGCCGCGACGCCATCGCCCAGGAATACCTGATGGAGTGCATCATCCAAGTGTTCCCGGACGAGTTCCACCTGCTAACTCTAGACCCGTTCCTCAAATCGTGCGCCCAGCTCCAGTCCGGTGTCAACGTCAAGAACATCATCATCTCCCTCATCGACCGCCTGGCCCTGTACAACCAGCGCAACGGAAAGGTCACCCAAACCACGTCCGGCACGGAAATCATCTCGGCCATCCCGGCCGAAGTGCAGCTGTTTGAAGTGTTCAGCACCCAGATCGCGTACATTGTGCAGCTGCGAACGGACATGCCGCTGGAGGACACCGTTTCGCTGCAGGTTGCGCTGGTTAGCCTAGCGCAGAAGGTGTACCACGATCGGGTGGATTACGTGGACAAGGTGCTGGAGACGACGGCGCAGATTCTGGACCGGCTGAACATGACCAA CATCTCACATTCCCTGACGGTGAACCAGGAACTGTCCCGGCTGCTGCGTCTGTGCGTGGACTTTTACAACAACGTGCTGACGATCCTGCAGCTCAAGTTCTTCGGCCCCCTGCTGGAAAAGTTCGACTACACCTCGCGCAAGGCGCTCTCGCTGTACATCGTGATGAACATTCTGGAGAACGAGACGCTCGTTCCGACGGCCGAGCACGTGGACTCGGTGCTGGGGATGATTGGGCCGCTGATTTCCGACCAGGAGGATCAACCGCCGGAGAAGATCGATCCGGAGGACTTTGCCGAGGAGCAGGGCATTGTGGGGCGGTTCGTGCACCTGCTGCGCTCGGACGATCCGGACACGCAGTACAAGATACTGACGGCGGCCCGGAAGCACTTTGGGTTGGGCGGACAGCAGCGGATACGGTACGTGTTGCCGCCGTTGGTGTTTGCGGCGTACCAGCTGGCGTACAAGTACAAGGCGATCGCCGGGGAGGACGAAATGTGGGACAAAAAGTGCCAGAAGATTTTGCAGTTTTGCCACAGCACTATCGCGGTGCTGGCCAAGTCGGAGCTGCCGGAGCTGGCGCTTAGGTTGTACCTGCAGGGGGCGCTCTGCATCGGCCAGATTGCGTACACGAACCACGAGACGGTGGCGTACGACTTTATGACACAG GCATTTTCCCTCTACGAGGACGAGATCTCCGACTCCAAGTCGCAGTTTGCGGCCATCACGCTGATCGTTTCGACGGTGGAGCAGATGGCTTGCTTCTCCGACGAGAACGCGGAACCGCTGCGCACCAACTGTGCGCTGGCCGCGTCCAAGCTGCTGAAGAAGCCAGACCAGTGCCGGGCCGTCGTCACCTGTGCCAGTCTGTTCTGGAGCGGAAA ACAAAACGGCCAGGAGCTTCGCGACGAAAAGCGAACTCTCGAGTGCCTCAAGAAGGCCGCCAAAATTGCGTCCCAGTGTTTGGACGTGGGCGTCCAGGTTCAGCTCTACGTGGAACTCCTCAACCACTATCTGTTCTACTACGAGCGAGGGAACGCCCAGATTACGGTGTCCATGCTTAATCAG CTCATCGCCAAGATCAACGAGGAGCTCCCGAACCTGGAACCGACGGAGGAAACCAAACAGATCGAGATGCACTACCAGAACACGCTGGCCCACATCCGGAGTCGGATGGAGACGAACGACGCGGGCGCTGGCGCCGCCGCTGCCGCCGGGCTGGAGGTTTCCTTTGCCGGAATTACGCTGAATTGA
- the LOC120419501 gene encoding vacuolar protein sorting-associated protein 35 isoform X1: protein MPQTPINSLDEQDKLLSDAITVVRAQAFQMQRFLDKNRLMEAMRCASTMLGELRTSLLSPKSYYELYMAITDELRHFEHYLLDEFQKGRKVPDLYEHVQYAGNIVPRLYLLITVGLVYIKTNSSLKRSILKDLVEMCRGVQHPLRGLFLRNYLLQCTRNILPDALSNTDENEGTVIDAIDFVLTNFAEMNKLWVRIQHQGHSSERSRREKEREELKILVGTNLVRLSQLESASLEVYQRLILPGILEQVVSCRDAIAQEYLMECIIQVFPDEFHLLTLDPFLKSCAQLQSGVNVKNIIISLIDRLALYNQRNGKVTQTTSGTEIISAIPAEVQLFEVFSTQIAYIVQLRTDMPLEDTVSLQVALVSLAQKVYHDRVDYVDKVLETTAQILDRLNMTKYCISHSLTVNQELSRLLRLCVDFYNNVLTILQLKFFGPLLEKFDYTSRKALSLYIVMNILENETLVPTAEHVDSVLGMIGPLISDQEDQPPEKIDPEDFAEEQGIVGRFVHLLRSDDPDTQYKILTAARKHFGLGGQQRIRYVLPPLVFAAYQLAYKYKAIAGEDEMWDKKCQKILQFCHSTIAVLAKSELPELALRLYLQGALCIGQIAYTNHETVAYDFMTQAFSLYEDEISDSKSQFAAITLIVSTVEQMACFSDENAEPLRTNCALAASKLLKKPDQCRAVVTCASLFWSGKQNGQELRDEKRTLECLKKAAKIASQCLDVGVQVQLYVELLNHYLFYYERGNAQITVSMLNQLIAKINEELPNLEPTEETKQIEMHYQNTLAHIRSRMETNDAGAGAAAAAGLEVSFAGITLN, encoded by the exons ATG CCCCAAACGCCAATCAACTCGTTGGACGAGCAGGACAAGCTGCTGAGCGATGCCATCACGGTGGTGCGCGCTCAGGCCTTCCAGATGCAG CGCTTCCTGGACAAGAACCGCCTCATGGAGGCGATGCGTTGCGCCTCGACAATGCTCGGCGAGTTGCGAACTTCGCTGCTCTCGCCGAAATCCTACTACGAGCTGTACATGGCCATCACGGACGAGTTGCGCCACTTTGAGCACTATCTGCTGGACGAGTTCCAGAAGGGTCGCAAAGTGCCGGATCTGTACGAGCACGTCCAATACGCGGGCAATATCGTCCCTCGCCTGTACCTGCTGATTACGGTCGGGCTGGTTTACATCAAGACCAACTCGAGCCTCAAGCGCAGCATCCTCAAGGATCTCGTTGAGATGTGCCGCGGAGTTCAGCACCCGCTGCGAGGCCTGTTCCTCCGTAACTATCTGCTCCAATGCACGCGCAACATCCTGCCGGACGCGTTGAGCAACACAGACGAGAACGAGGGCACCGTCATCGATGCGATCGACTTCGTTCTGACCAACTTCGCCGAGATGAACAAACTGTGGGTTCGCATCCAGCACCAGGGACACTCCAGCGAACGCTCCCGGCGCGAGAAAGAACGTGAAGAGCTGAAGATCCTCGTGGGAACCAACCTGGTTCGCCTGTCCCAGCTCGAATCCGCCAGCTTGGAAGTCTACCAGCGCCTCATCCTCCCCGGAATCCTCGAACAGGTCGTCAGCTGCCGCGACGCCATCGCCCAGGAATACCTGATGGAGTGCATCATCCAAGTGTTCCCGGACGAGTTCCACCTGCTAACTCTAGACCCGTTCCTCAAATCGTGCGCCCAGCTCCAGTCCGGTGTCAACGTCAAGAACATCATCATCTCCCTCATCGACCGCCTGGCCCTGTACAACCAGCGCAACGGAAAGGTCACCCAAACCACGTCCGGCACGGAAATCATCTCGGCCATCCCGGCCGAAGTGCAGCTGTTTGAAGTGTTCAGCACCCAGATCGCGTACATTGTGCAGCTGCGAACGGACATGCCGCTGGAGGACACCGTTTCGCTGCAGGTTGCGCTGGTTAGCCTAGCGCAGAAGGTGTACCACGATCGGGTGGATTACGTGGACAAGGTGCTGGAGACGACGGCGCAGATTCTGGACCGGCTGAACATGACCAAGTATTG CATCTCACATTCCCTGACGGTGAACCAGGAACTGTCCCGGCTGCTGCGTCTGTGCGTGGACTTTTACAACAACGTGCTGACGATCCTGCAGCTCAAGTTCTTCGGCCCCCTGCTGGAAAAGTTCGACTACACCTCGCGCAAGGCGCTCTCGCTGTACATCGTGATGAACATTCTGGAGAACGAGACGCTCGTTCCGACGGCCGAGCACGTGGACTCGGTGCTGGGGATGATTGGGCCGCTGATTTCCGACCAGGAGGATCAACCGCCGGAGAAGATCGATCCGGAGGACTTTGCCGAGGAGCAGGGCATTGTGGGGCGGTTCGTGCACCTGCTGCGCTCGGACGATCCGGACACGCAGTACAAGATACTGACGGCGGCCCGGAAGCACTTTGGGTTGGGCGGACAGCAGCGGATACGGTACGTGTTGCCGCCGTTGGTGTTTGCGGCGTACCAGCTGGCGTACAAGTACAAGGCGATCGCCGGGGAGGACGAAATGTGGGACAAAAAGTGCCAGAAGATTTTGCAGTTTTGCCACAGCACTATCGCGGTGCTGGCCAAGTCGGAGCTGCCGGAGCTGGCGCTTAGGTTGTACCTGCAGGGGGCGCTCTGCATCGGCCAGATTGCGTACACGAACCACGAGACGGTGGCGTACGACTTTATGACACAG GCATTTTCCCTCTACGAGGACGAGATCTCCGACTCCAAGTCGCAGTTTGCGGCCATCACGCTGATCGTTTCGACGGTGGAGCAGATGGCTTGCTTCTCCGACGAGAACGCGGAACCGCTGCGCACCAACTGTGCGCTGGCCGCGTCCAAGCTGCTGAAGAAGCCAGACCAGTGCCGGGCCGTCGTCACCTGTGCCAGTCTGTTCTGGAGCGGAAA ACAAAACGGCCAGGAGCTTCGCGACGAAAAGCGAACTCTCGAGTGCCTCAAGAAGGCCGCCAAAATTGCGTCCCAGTGTTTGGACGTGGGCGTCCAGGTTCAGCTCTACGTGGAACTCCTCAACCACTATCTGTTCTACTACGAGCGAGGGAACGCCCAGATTACGGTGTCCATGCTTAATCAG CTCATCGCCAAGATCAACGAGGAGCTCCCGAACCTGGAACCGACGGAGGAAACCAAACAGATCGAGATGCACTACCAGAACACGCTGGCCCACATCCGGAGTCGGATGGAGACGAACGACGCGGGCGCTGGCGCCGCCGCTGCCGCCGGGCTGGAGGTTTCCTTTGCCGGAATTACGCTGAATTGA